A portion of the Candidatus Paceibacterota bacterium genome contains these proteins:
- the mshC gene encoding cysteine--1-D-myo-inosityl 2-amino-2-deoxy-alpha-D-glucopyranoside ligase — protein sequence MKSWASLYLPPIAKRFNFPPLRLHNSVTGTLESLPVKSEYSMYVCGITPYDATHLGHAATYITFDLINRYLRAMGKNVHFVENITDVDDPLLERATRDNVDWSVLAHSQIELFRGDMSDLHILPPEHYIGAVEAIPLIVKMIEALKSKGAVYLVDDDLYFSVHMDKDFGTRSNLSQESMLELFGQRGGDPDRVGKHDKLDALLWMRQRPNEPGWASSFGKGRPGWHVECCAIALNYLPINSDDKFLIDIQGGGSDLLFPHHEMGASQAAVVQGREFARFYVHTGMIGLDGEKMSKSLGNLVFLSELVNAGEDPMAIRLALIRAPYAADRMWSDEKLISATAFLTRLRLLLSRPEVAPTDPTIESIIAALSNNLDTQAALNAIEKWCDETESGAVGGSAGELSRAIDLLLGIAI from the coding sequence GTGAAATCTTGGGCAAGTCTCTATCTACCTCCGATAGCCAAAAGGTTCAATTTCCCTCCATTGCGGCTTCACAATTCAGTTACGGGAACGTTAGAAAGTTTGCCCGTTAAATCTGAGTACAGCATGTACGTCTGCGGCATCACCCCATACGACGCCACCCACCTAGGACATGCAGCCACCTACATCACTTTTGATCTGATTAACCGCTACCTCAGAGCAATGGGCAAGAACGTCCACTTCGTAGAAAACATCACCGATGTCGATGATCCGTTGCTAGAAAGAGCGACTCGCGACAACGTTGATTGGTCGGTGCTGGCACACTCTCAGATTGAACTCTTCCGTGGAGACATGAGCGATCTCCATATTCTTCCGCCAGAGCATTACATCGGTGCAGTTGAAGCTATTCCACTGATCGTAAAAATGATTGAGGCGCTGAAATCCAAGGGTGCCGTGTACTTGGTGGATGACGATCTCTACTTCTCAGTCCACATGGATAAAGATTTTGGCACTCGCTCGAATTTGTCACAAGAAAGTATGTTGGAGCTTTTTGGTCAGCGCGGGGGAGACCCAGACCGCGTCGGCAAACATGACAAACTCGATGCGCTTTTATGGATGCGTCAGCGACCGAACGAACCTGGTTGGGCTTCTTCCTTCGGAAAGGGCCGACCTGGATGGCACGTTGAATGTTGCGCCATTGCTCTGAACTACTTGCCAATTAATTCGGACGATAAATTTCTTATCGATATTCAAGGAGGCGGTTCGGACCTTCTCTTCCCTCATCACGAAATGGGAGCATCTCAGGCGGCAGTCGTTCAAGGCAGGGAATTTGCCCGGTTTTATGTTCACACCGGGATGATCGGCCTTGATGGAGAGAAAATGAGCAAGAGCCTTGGCAATCTTGTCTTCCTCTCCGAACTGGTGAATGCCGGTGAAGATCCCATGGCAATTCGACTGGCTCTCATCAGGGCGCCCTACGCTGCGGATCGAATGTGGAGTGACGAAAAATTGATATCAGCGACCGCCTTTTTGACTCGATTACGTTTGCTCTTATCGCGACCTGAAGTCGCTCCAACAGATCCCACAATTGAATCGATCATTGCAGCCTTATCCAACAATCTCGATACGCAGGCTGCCCTCAATGCGATTGAAAAATGGTGCGATGAGACCGAATCAGGGGCCGTAGGTGGATCTGCTGGCGAGTTGTCACGCGCTATCGACTTACTGCTTGGAATTGCGATCTAA
- a CDS encoding PAC2 family protein has translation MEILHIPALRSPVMILAFGGWNDAGEAATGAASHLLNTWTASLIAQVDPEDFYDFQVNRPMVSVDDSKFRTLTWPTTEVFGIATPQYDFDLVVVKGIEPSMKWKTFAANILDLADDLDVTMILTLGSLLADTPHSRPISVSGSGTHPDIAERLGVEVSRYEGPTGILGVIQEAAQRRGIDAVSLWAAIPHYAAAPPSPKATLALINALEDFLNISLPPGDLPEQSQAWEKSVDEMAAEDSEISEYVRQLETARDESELPEATGDSIAREFERYLRRRNNE, from the coding sequence ATGGAAATTCTCCACATCCCTGCGCTGAGATCGCCTGTCATGATCCTTGCATTTGGTGGTTGGAACGATGCTGGCGAGGCCGCAACCGGAGCAGCATCTCACTTATTGAACACGTGGACGGCATCCCTCATCGCACAGGTCGATCCGGAAGATTTCTACGATTTTCAAGTGAATCGTCCGATGGTTTCGGTGGACGATTCAAAATTTAGGACATTGACGTGGCCCACGACTGAAGTTTTTGGAATTGCAACACCTCAATACGACTTTGATCTTGTAGTAGTTAAGGGCATTGAGCCATCGATGAAATGGAAGACGTTCGCAGCGAATATCCTCGATTTGGCGGACGACTTGGATGTAACCATGATCCTGACTCTTGGCTCTTTGCTCGCAGATACACCTCACTCTCGACCTATATCAGTAAGCGGAAGCGGCACCCACCCTGACATTGCTGAGAGATTGGGTGTCGAAGTAAGTAGATACGAGGGCCCAACGGGCATTCTCGGCGTGATTCAAGAAGCTGCCCAGAGACGAGGGATAGATGCGGTTTCACTTTGGGCGGCTATACCCCATTACGCCGCGGCTCCCCCATCACCTAAAGCAACACTTGCATTAATAAATGCACTCGAGGATTTTCTCAACATATCCTTACCCCCTGGTGATCTTCCAGAGCAATCTCAAGCATGGGAGAAGAGCGTCGATGAGATGGCCGCAGAAGACAGCGAAATCTCTGAATATGTTCGTCAGTTGGAAACCGCGCGAGATGAATCAGAACTACCGGAAGCAACTGGAGATTCTATTGCTCGCGAATTCGAGCGATATTTAAGGCGTCGAAACAACGAATAG